One window of the Acinetobacter equi genome contains the following:
- a CDS encoding disulfide bond formation protein B, producing MKWSYRFVSGLLFLASMVGMAFALYLEHVQGLEPCPLCVFQRVGLIALGIFSLIAFIHNPISNTFKRIYTFLGTAGILWSVGVAARHVWLQHLPPDQVPSCGPGLDYWLDTLPLKSVFQQVLQGSGECALIDWTFLGQSLPVWSLVFFSLLAIISLWQLFRKYPA from the coding sequence ATGAAATGGAGTTATCGCTTCGTTAGCGGTTTATTATTTTTAGCCAGCATGGTTGGTATGGCATTTGCCTTGTATTTAGAACATGTACAAGGTTTAGAACCATGTCCATTATGTGTATTTCAACGCGTTGGATTAATTGCATTAGGAATTTTTTCTCTAATTGCTTTTATTCATAATCCAATTTCAAATACATTTAAACGAATTTATACATTTTTAGGCACTGCTGGAATTTTATGGTCGGTGGGTGTTGCGGCACGTCATGTATGGTTACAGCATTTACCACCAGATCAAGTTCCAAGCTGTGGTCCTGGCTTAGATTATTGGTTGGATACATTGCCATTAAAATCAGTGTTCCAACAGGTTTTACAAGGTTCTGGTGAATGTGCATTGATTGATTGGACTTTCTTAGGACAATCATTGCCAGTGTGGTCTTTAGTTTTCTTTAGCTTATTAGCAATTATTAGCTTATGGCAGTTATTTAGAAAATATCCTGCATAA